Proteins encoded within one genomic window of Macaca thibetana thibetana isolate TM-01 chromosome 3, ASM2454274v1, whole genome shotgun sequence:
- the LOC126951011 gene encoding 60S ribosomal protein L10-like translates to MGRRPARCYRYCKNKPHPKSRFCGGVPDAKIRIFDLGRKKAKVDEFPLCGHMVSDEYEQLSSEALEAARICANKYMVKSCGKDGFHIRVRLHSFHVIRINKMLSCAGADRLQTGMRGAFGKPQGTVARVHIGQVIMSIRTKLQNKEHVIEALRRAKFKFPGRQKIHISKKWGFTKFNADEFEDMEAEKRLIPDGCGVKYIPNRGPLERWRALHS, encoded by the coding sequence ATGGGCCGCCGCCCCGCCCGTTGTTACCGGTATTGTAAGAACAAGCCGCACCCAAAGTCTCGCTTCTGCGGAGGTGTCCCTGATGCCAAGATTCGCATCTTTGACCTGGGGCGGAAGAAAGCAAAAGTGGATGAGTTTCCGCTCTGTGGCCACATGGTGTCAGATGAATATGAGCAGCTGTCCTCTGAAGCCCTGGAGGCTGCCCGAATTTGTGCCAATAAGTACATGGTAAAAAGTTGTGGCAAGGATGGCTTCCATATCCGGGTGCGGCTGCACTCCTTCCACGTCATCCGCATCAACAAGATGTTGTCCTGTGCTGGGGCTGACAGGCTCCAAACAGGCATGCGAGGTGCTTTTGGAAAGCCCCAGGGCACTGTGGCCAGGGTTCACATTGGCCAAGTTATCATGTCCATCCGCACCAAGCTGCAGAACAAGGAGCATGTGATTGAGGCCCTGCGCAGGGCCAAGTTCAAGTTTCCTGGCCGCCAGAAGATCCACATCTCAAAGAAGTGGGGCTTCACCAAGTTCAATGCTGATGAATTTGAAGACATGGAGGCTGAAAAGCGGCTCATCCCAGATGGCTGTGGGGTCAAGTACATCCCCAATCGTGGTCCTCTGGAGAGATGGCGGGCCCTGCACTCATGA